The genome window CGAGTCTCCGGCCATCGCGTCGTCGCGCATGCAGTGCGCCCCTTTCCATGCAGCCCTCGGCGAACGCAGTCATCACGTCCGGCTCCAGGCGTCTACCAACCAGGATGGCCAAGCTAATGTGTCTTTATGACACAACGCGGCTTCGATGATGGAAGTGACGAGGACGACGTCCCCGAGTGGGCGGACCGGATCAAGGCCAACGTCGCCGGCGAAGTCCGGCGCAGAAGGAAGGAGATGGGGTGGAGCGCACAGGACCTGGCGGACCGGTGCGAACAGCTCGGACATCCCATCCCGCGCAACGTGATCGCCAACATGGAGTCCGGCCGCCGGGCCAACCTCCCCCTCGCGGACGTCATGGTCCTGGCCGCCGCCCTGGAGACGTACCCGGTCTGCCTGATCTTCCCGGTCGGCTACGTCGAAAAGACCCAGGAACTCCCCTTCCAGCACCTCGTGCCCACCTGGGACGCCCTACGGCGCTTCACCGGGGAAGAGGACGTACCCGGCTACGACGCGGGCCTGGTCCCCGACTTCGAGCTTCACGCCAGTCTCGTCCGCACCGCTCTCGCCGCGCTCGAAGAGGAAGAACAGGCCCGGTTCGCGGCCAAGACGGCCACCAGCCGCGCCGAGAAGGAAGAAGCCGAGCGCCAGCAGGCC of Streptomyces cynarae contains these proteins:
- a CDS encoding helix-turn-helix domain-containing protein; amino-acid sequence: MTQRGFDDGSDEDDVPEWADRIKANVAGEVRRRRKEMGWSAQDLADRCEQLGHPIPRNVIANMESGRRANLPLADVMVLAAALETYPVCLIFPVGYVEKTQELPFQHLVPTWDALRRFTGEEDVPGYDAGLVPDFELHASLVRTALAALEEEEQARFAAKTATSRAEKEEAERQQAKYADQAVSAKYRLRYLRRDLREEGATPPDLPPALGDVDPPEPDTETTPEERL